The Streptomyces sp. NBC_00510 genomic interval TCCGGTAGGTGTGCATGACTCGATCATAGTGACGCAGATGCGAGCGGGAAGCCCCTTGTCGGATTGCATCAGCCGGATCACAGCGCATGGAGGGTCGCATGTGCGTTTCCACGACCGCCCTGCGTGGGTACGGTGATCGGGGGAGGTGGAAGCCCGTGACCGTGTCCGTTCCCGCGCCGCCGCCGGGGCTCGCCGGCTTCAGCCTGAGCGGCGACCTGGCCCGCCCCGCGCCGCTCACGGTGCCCGACCTGCGCGCCTGGCCCCAGCACACGGCCCGGGTGAGCTTCGAGTGCCAGACCAGCGGTGTGCAGCACCACCGTTTCGAGGGCCCGTTGCTCCACGAGGTGCTGTGCTCGGCCGGTCCCGGCTTCGACCCCGGCCGCCGCAAGGACCGGTTGCGGTTCCTCATCGCCGTGACCGGGGCGGACGGTCACCACGCGCTGCTGTCCTGGGCCGAGATCGACCCGGACTTCGGGCACGCCCCCGTGCTGCTGGCCACCCGCATCGACGGCACCCCGCTGGACGCGTGCGGCCCGCAACTGGTGCTTCCCCAGGACCGCTGCGGGGCCCGGCACATCAGCGGCATCACCGCCATCCGGGTGGACGGGGGCTACGGCGGCGGCCCGGCGGCGGGGAGCGACCCGGGCGTCTGAGCGGGCACTACGATCGGCGGAATGCGATCCTCCCCCGCCGGCCTGGTCCGTGAGTTCCACACCGCCTTCGGCCTCGACGTCCGCCCCCGGCCGACCGAGATCACGCCCGAGCACGCGGCGCACCGTCAGGACCTGCTCGCCGAGGAGGTGGCCGAGGTCGCCGAGGCCTCCGGGACCGGGCCCCTGGACCACCTCGCGCACGAACTGGCCGACGTGGTCTACATCGCGTACGGCACCGCGCTGGTGCACGGCATCGACCTGGACGAGGTCATCGCGGAGATCCACCGCGCCAACATGAGCAAGCTGGGCCCCGACGGCCGGCCCACCCTGCGGGCCGACGGCAAGGTCCTCAAGGGCGAGCACTACCAGGCCCCCGACGTCGCGGCGGTGCTGCGCGCCCAGGGCTGGACGCCCGCCGGGGAGTAACGCGACGGCGCGGCGTGTGCGACCGTGAGCCATGCTGCTTCGCCAACTGGAGTACCTGGTGGCCCTCGCCAGGGAACGGCACTTCGCGCGCGCCGCCGACGCCTGCTTCGTCTCGCAGCCCTCGCTGTCGGCCGGCATCCGCAAGCTGGAACGCGAGCTGGACGTGCCGATCGTGCGGCGGGGCCGGCGCTTCGAGGGGCTGACCCCGGAGGGCGAACGGGTGCTGCTGTGGGCGCACCGCATCCTGGCGGAACGGGACGCGCTGCGGCAGGAACTCTCCGAGATGCGCGGCGGGCTGGCCGGCACGCTGCGGCTCGGCGCGATACCCACGGCGCTGACCGCCGCGTCCCTGCTGACGACGCCGTTCTGCGAGCGGCACCCGGGGGTGCGGGTCAGCCTGGAGTCGCTGTCCTCACGGGAGATCAGCGACCGGCTCGCGGAGTTCGAGCTCGACGCGGCGATGACGTACCTGGACGACGACGCCCTGCGCCATGTGCGCCGCTTCCCGCTCTACGAGGAGCGCTACCTGCTGCTCACCCCCGCGGACGCGCCGCCGGCCGGGCTGCCGGTGGCGCGTTGGGCGCAGGCGGCCGCGCTGCCGCTGTGCCTGCTGTCGTCGCGGATGCGCAACCGCCGGATCATGGACGAGTGCTTCGCCGCGGACGGGGTCACCGCGTCGCCGGCCGTCGAGACCGACTCGGTCGCCGGGCTGTACGCGCACCTGACGGGCTCGGGCGGGCGCTGGTCGAGCGTCATCTCGCACGCCTGGCTGCACATGTTCGGGGTGCCCGCGGGGATGCGCGTGGTGCCGCTGGAGGGGCCGGCGCACGGTCCCCGGGTGGGGCTGGTGATCGCGGACCGCCGGCCCGAACCGGTGCTGGCCAGGGCCCTGCTGGCGGTCGCCCGGCAGGCGCGGGTGCGGGACGCGCTGGACGCGCTGGTGGAGGCGCACCTGGGCGGCTCATAGCGCCGCGCTATCACGCCATAGCGACGTTCGCTTTGACCCCCCGGCGGCCGGGCCGCGACCGTGAAGTGACCTTCCGCAGCGTCCACTTCACGGATGAGGAGCCGCAGTCATGGCAAAGGTGCTGTGCGTCCTGTACGACGACCCGGCCGACGG includes:
- a CDS encoding molybdopterin-dependent oxidoreductase → MTVSVPAPPPGLAGFSLSGDLARPAPLTVPDLRAWPQHTARVSFECQTSGVQHHRFEGPLLHEVLCSAGPGFDPGRRKDRLRFLIAVTGADGHHALLSWAEIDPDFGHAPVLLATRIDGTPLDACGPQLVLPQDRCGARHISGITAIRVDGGYGGGPAAGSDPGV
- a CDS encoding LysR family transcriptional regulator; the encoded protein is MLLRQLEYLVALARERHFARAADACFVSQPSLSAGIRKLERELDVPIVRRGRRFEGLTPEGERVLLWAHRILAERDALRQELSEMRGGLAGTLRLGAIPTALTAASLLTTPFCERHPGVRVSLESLSSREISDRLAEFELDAAMTYLDDDALRHVRRFPLYEERYLLLTPADAPPAGLPVARWAQAAALPLCLLSSRMRNRRIMDECFAADGVTASPAVETDSVAGLYAHLTGSGGRWSSVISHAWLHMFGVPAGMRVVPLEGPAHGPRVGLVIADRRPEPVLARALLAVARQARVRDALDALVEAHLGGS